A genomic stretch from Chitinophaga agri includes:
- a CDS encoding AsmA family protein: MKKWLRITLIVSGSLLGLLVLLWLGLAWHIRHNKAMILQQISDRLKERLHGGELLIKDMEPSLVRSFPNISVALEGVSVKDSLCNVHRHPLLDVARIFIKINTFSLLKKQLDIKQISLEGGTVYLFTDSTGYSNASMLKPDTKVKAEGKGMAADITRFQLHDMKLVMENLQKHKLFSFAIGHLQGNLRNHDSGWVCNLNMAVRVGSLAFNTDKGSFLKDKPLQTDLEVTYNSNRKLLEIPQQALYISDQKITAGASFSFGDHPRPFTVHIIAEQIPFRLAASMLTPRINAKLDSISLENPLDAECVLKGLMSRGEPAVNVTWKTVKNHVMPKGMELQECSFTGRFSNEWIGGQPRGDENSVISLYGLTARCYGIPVAADTIDITNLRHPTLMGIFKSNFSLTDLNSAQGEEEIFRFTGGTANATLFYKGGITVGDTIIPYLKGTIQLKDGAMVYVPRDLQLTACNALLDFNGQDLFLQNISVRTQKSSLQMEGSVRNITRLYFSNPDKLQLDWNVRSDGIDLNEFRAFLGKRRQSKRTTMAANRRKISRIASQLDVMLSTCIINLNVQLAKLSYGNFTAQQVKADLSMKESNVTLKRVSLAHAGGSIDMNGVMNQEGANNRFKINAGIRNVHVDQLFQAFNNFGMQSLSHRNLRGIFSAKAAVSGNILDNGSMSPQSMYGTLSFDLRQGALVHFAPLEDIGNFLLRKRNLDNITFDNLKNTLTLQGNKIIVPPMQINSSALYLDVSGVYAIAKGTDMYITVPLRNPKKDEDIVDKEEKKARRKKGIILHFRAMDGDDGKVKIKMGGKKDKPEEAEM; the protein is encoded by the coding sequence ATGAAGAAATGGCTACGTATAACCCTGATTGTTTCCGGAAGCCTGTTAGGGCTGCTGGTCCTGCTATGGCTCGGATTAGCATGGCATATCCGGCATAACAAGGCCATGATCCTTCAACAGATCAGCGATCGGCTGAAGGAGAGACTACATGGAGGAGAACTGTTGATAAAAGACATGGAACCTTCACTGGTGCGCAGTTTTCCGAATATTTCGGTCGCGCTGGAAGGGGTAAGTGTTAAGGATAGTCTGTGTAATGTACATCGCCATCCCTTGCTTGATGTAGCACGTATCTTCATAAAAATAAACACTTTCTCGTTACTGAAAAAACAATTAGATATTAAACAGATCTCTCTGGAGGGAGGTACGGTGTATTTATTTACTGATAGCACCGGATATAGCAATGCCAGTATGCTGAAGCCGGACACGAAGGTGAAGGCGGAAGGGAAGGGTATGGCAGCGGATATTACACGTTTTCAGTTGCACGATATGAAACTGGTGATGGAAAACCTGCAAAAGCACAAATTATTCAGCTTTGCGATTGGACATCTGCAGGGAAATTTACGCAACCACGATTCCGGTTGGGTGTGTAACCTGAATATGGCGGTAAGGGTGGGGAGTCTGGCATTTAACACCGACAAGGGCAGTTTCCTGAAGGACAAGCCCTTACAGACCGACCTGGAGGTCACCTACAACAGCAACCGGAAGCTGCTGGAGATCCCGCAGCAGGCATTGTATATCTCGGATCAGAAAATTACAGCTGGCGCCTCCTTCTCATTTGGCGATCATCCCAGACCATTTACGGTGCATATTATCGCTGAACAGATACCTTTCCGCCTGGCGGCGTCTATGCTGACGCCCAGGATCAATGCAAAGCTGGATAGTATCAGCCTGGAAAATCCACTGGATGCAGAATGTGTGCTGAAAGGGTTAATGTCCCGTGGAGAACCAGCAGTAAATGTTACCTGGAAAACAGTGAAGAACCATGTGATGCCAAAGGGGATGGAATTGCAGGAATGCAGTTTTACCGGCCGTTTCTCTAATGAATGGATCGGTGGACAGCCGAGGGGCGATGAAAACTCAGTTATCAGTCTGTATGGATTAACGGCCCGCTGTTATGGTATACCGGTGGCAGCCGATACTATTGATATTACGAATCTGAGACATCCGACGCTGATGGGGATTTTTAAGTCTAATTTTTCGCTAACTGACCTGAATAGTGCGCAGGGAGAAGAAGAGATATTCCGTTTTACCGGGGGAACGGCCAATGCTACCTTGTTTTATAAGGGCGGCATCACTGTGGGAGATACGATCATTCCTTATCTGAAGGGAACGATCCAGCTGAAGGACGGCGCGATGGTGTATGTTCCCAGGGACCTGCAGTTGACGGCCTGTAATGCCTTACTGGACTTCAACGGACAGGACCTGTTCCTGCAGAATATTTCTGTTCGCACGCAGAAGAGCAGTTTGCAGATGGAAGGGAGTGTCAGGAATATCACCCGGCTGTATTTTTCCAATCCGGATAAGTTACAGCTGGACTGGAATGTCAGGAGTGACGGGATTGACCTTAATGAGTTCCGTGCTTTCCTCGGGAAGCGCCGGCAGAGTAAACGAACGACTATGGCAGCGAACAGGCGGAAGATCAGCCGTATTGCCAGTCAGCTGGATGTGATGCTTAGCACCTGCATTATCAATCTCAATGTGCAGCTGGCAAAACTTAGTTATGGCAATTTTACTGCCCAGCAGGTAAAGGCCGATCTGTCGATGAAGGAGAGTAATGTCACCCTGAAACGAGTATCGCTGGCGCATGCAGGGGGAAGTATTGATATGAATGGCGTGATGAACCAGGAAGGTGCCAACAACCGGTTTAAGATCAATGCAGGTATCCGTAATGTGCATGTGGATCAGTTGTTTCAGGCGTTCAATAACTTCGGGATGCAGTCGCTGAGCCATAGGAACCTGCGTGGCATCTTTTCCGCAAAAGCAGCCGTCAGCGGTAACATCCTGGATAATGGAAGTATGTCTCCCCAGTCGATGTACGGTACACTGTCCTTTGATCTCCGGCAGGGAGCACTGGTACATTTTGCACCTCTGGAAGACATAGGGAACTTTCTGCTGCGAAAGCGGAACCTGGATAATATCACCTTTGACAATCTTAAAAACACGCTGACATTGCAGGGTAACAAGATCATTGTTCCGCCCATGCAGATCAATTCCAGTGCGCTGTACCTGGACGTATCAGGGGTATATGCAATAGCGAAGGGGACTGACATGTATATTACGGTACCACTTCGTAATCCAAAGAAGGATGAAGATATCGTTGACAAGGAGGAAAAAAAGGCGCGAAGGAAAAAAGGAATTATACTGCATTTCCGTGCAATGGACGGGGATG
- a CDS encoding glycoside hydrolase family 15 protein, with translation MEWLLCSNESLMERHTYQTGIIGNCAYLAHVNLNTNIDWLCWPRMDSSFIFGGMLDKKKGGEFYIRPSGEYTSKQYYLENTNVLCTEVTSESGKYRITDFAPRFYQYERYFKPLMLIRKIEPLEGNPRVKVKCTPVCDYGSGFLKAQRGSNHIEFLGCEETLRLTTNIPISYLVEEEFFVLNDEKYLLLTYGHPLEAPLNSTAERFLRETTVYWRTWIKHSNIANFYQPAVIRSALTLKIHQYEDTGAIIAASTTSLPESPGSGRTWDYRYCWLRDTFYVITALNHIGHFEEMEKYFSYVADISFSGDYRYQPLYGITGKKNLVEQILPHLEGYQGNQPVRVGNQAYEHIQNDIYGQVLISMLPLYTDHRFVFSERKDSAWWIEYLLNKIEHTIDEKDAGIWEFRNFANIHCYSNLFQWAGCAAAEKMARTIGNEQLAKKAIALKDRAAAHIESCYDPVRKVYTNAAGSQHLDASTLQLIMMNYLDPASEKARDHLAALEKELKTPQGLFYRYLHSDDFGKPKTTFLVCAFWYVEALACVGRIDDAVREFENLLQYSNHLMLFSEDVDEENGSQWGNFPQAYSHVGLMNAAYRISMRLDVPIFL, from the coding sequence TTGGAATGGCTTTTGTGTTCTAATGAATCACTTATGGAAAGACATACTTATCAGACTGGCATTATTGGCAATTGTGCATATCTTGCTCATGTCAATCTAAACACAAACATAGACTGGCTTTGCTGGCCTCGCATGGACAGCTCCTTTATCTTTGGCGGCATGCTCGATAAGAAGAAGGGTGGTGAATTCTACATCCGTCCTTCAGGAGAGTACACGTCCAAGCAGTATTACCTGGAAAACACCAATGTACTGTGTACGGAAGTCACCAGTGAGAGCGGAAAATACCGTATCACGGACTTTGCTCCCCGTTTCTATCAGTATGAACGTTATTTCAAACCGCTGATGCTGATCCGCAAGATCGAGCCACTGGAGGGCAATCCACGGGTAAAAGTAAAATGTACACCGGTATGCGATTACGGAAGTGGCTTCCTGAAAGCGCAAAGAGGTAGTAATCACATCGAATTCCTGGGATGCGAGGAAACGCTCAGACTGACGACCAACATTCCCATCAGTTATCTCGTCGAAGAAGAATTCTTTGTCTTAAATGACGAAAAATACCTGCTCCTGACCTACGGGCATCCACTGGAGGCACCTTTGAACAGTACTGCGGAAAGGTTCCTGCGTGAAACAACCGTGTACTGGCGCACATGGATCAAACATTCTAACATCGCCAATTTCTACCAGCCTGCAGTCATACGGTCTGCGCTGACCCTGAAAATCCACCAGTACGAAGATACCGGCGCCATTATCGCCGCCAGTACGACCAGTCTGCCGGAATCGCCGGGTAGCGGTCGCACCTGGGATTACAGATATTGCTGGTTGAGAGACACCTTTTATGTGATCACCGCACTGAACCATATCGGCCATTTCGAGGAAATGGAGAAGTACTTCAGTTACGTCGCGGACATCTCCTTCTCTGGTGACTACCGGTATCAGCCATTATATGGCATTACTGGTAAGAAAAATCTTGTGGAGCAGATCCTTCCTCATCTGGAAGGCTATCAGGGCAACCAGCCCGTACGCGTCGGTAACCAGGCTTATGAGCATATACAGAACGACATCTATGGCCAGGTACTGATCTCGATGCTGCCATTATATACAGACCATCGTTTTGTGTTCTCTGAACGCAAGGATTCCGCATGGTGGATAGAATATCTGTTGAATAAGATAGAACACACCATTGATGAAAAGGATGCCGGTATCTGGGAATTCCGCAATTTCGCCAACATCCACTGCTACAGTAACCTGTTCCAGTGGGCTGGTTGTGCCGCCGCAGAAAAAATGGCCCGTACCATCGGCAATGAACAACTGGCAAAAAAAGCCATCGCTTTGAAAGACAGGGCTGCCGCGCATATAGAAAGCTGTTATGATCCTGTGAGAAAAGTATATACCAATGCGGCAGGCAGTCAGCACCTGGACGCCAGTACCTTACAGCTGATCATGATGAACTACCTTGACCCTGCTTCAGAAAAGGCGAGGGACCATCTGGCGGCACTCGAAAAGGAACTGAAAACACCGCAGGGGCTCTTCTACCGTTACCTGCATTCCGACGATTTTGGAAAACCGAAAACGACCTTCCTCGTTTGTGCATTCTGGTATGTAGAAGCATTAGCATGTGTGGGTCGTATAGATGATGCAGTAAGAGAGTTCGAGAACCTGTTACAATATTCAAATCACCTGATGTTATTCAGTGAAGATGTGGATGAAGAAAATGGCAGCCAGTGGGGTAACTTCCCGCAGGCCTATAGCCACGTGGGATTGATGAATGCAGCTTACAGAATATCCATGCGACTGGATGTACCTATCTTCCTTTGA